One genomic region from Phragmites australis chromosome 1, lpPhrAust1.1, whole genome shotgun sequence encodes:
- the LOC133890095 gene encoding probable auxin efflux carrier component 9, translated as MIPGSAVYHVVEAMAPLYTAAVLGYASVRWLKAFSDEQCAGINHFVALYAVPVLIFHMVSTNNPYHMNERLIAADTLQKVVILLVLMAWGLWNHFRSRRSGGDGKAAARASPLKWVVTTFSMATLPNTIIMGVPLLDGMYGDVSGGLMKQIVVLQFCIWYNVVIFLYEFMAARDGSAKISPESPLATEATVSENCASHHEVAVNIEITEVAAAASSTPRDRSVADGTMSVAKELSGSVTTEEVMDAPLPTTAQQVPSVMHVVWMAGKKLLKIPNTYASFLGLIWSLVAFKAGIKMPKIVDDSLFTIYTTAVGLSMFASGTFIARQSRFVPCGYTIASLSMVVKFLIGPVIMLLASLTIGLHGTLLRIAVVQAALPLAVTSFVYAEEYKVHADIMSTGVILGIFISLPVTIVYYILMGL; from the exons ATGATTCCGGGCTCGGCCGTGTACCACGTCGTGGAGGCGATGGCGCCGCTGTACACAGCGGCGGTGCTGGGCTACGCATCCGTGCGGTGGCTCAAGGCATTCTCCGACGAGCAGTGCGCGGGCATCAACCACTTCGTCGCGCTCTACGCCGTGCCCGTCCTCATCTTCCACATGGTCTCCACCAACAACCCCTACCACATGAACGAGCGCCTCATCGCCGCCGACACGTTGCAGAAGGTGGTCATCCTGCTCGTACTCATGGCGTGGGGGCTCTGGAACCACTTCCGCAGCCGACGCAGCGGAGGCGACgggaaggcggcggcgcgggcgtcGCCGCTCAAGTGGGTGGTGACCACCTTCTCAATGGCGACGCTGCCCAACACCATCATCATGGGTGTGCCGCTCCTCGACGGCATGTACGGGGATGTCTCCGGTGGACTCATGAAGCAGATCGTAGTCTTGCAGTTCTGCATCTGGTACAACGTCGTAATCTTCCTCTACGAGTTCATGGCGGCGCGGGATGGCAGCGCCAAGATCAGCCCCGAATCGCCTTTGGCGACGGAGGCAACGGTGTCCGAGAACTGCGCGAGTCATCATGAGGTGGCCGTTAACATTGAGATCACTGAGGTGGCGGCGGCTGCATCGTCCACGCCACGAGATCGTAGCGTCGCCGACGGGACGATGTCAGTCGCGAAGGAGCTGAGTGGAAGTGTTACGACGGAGGAGGTGATGGATGCCCCCCTGCCAACGACGGCTCAGCAGGTGCCGTCGGTGATGCACGTCGTATGGATGGCGGGGAAGAAGCTTCTCAAGATTCCGAATACCTATGCGAGCTTCCTTGGACTCATCTGGTCTCTCGTGGCATTCAA GGCTGGAATCAAGATGCCAAAAATTGTCGACGATTCTCTGTTCACCATATACACAACAGCAGTTGGGCTAAGCATGTTCGCTTCAG GTACGTTCATAGCGCGGCAGTCACGGTTCGTGCCATGCGGGTACACGATCGCGTCGCTCTCCATGGTGGTCAAGTTCCTGATAGGCCCGGTGATCATGCTGCTCGCCTCGCTCACCATCGGACTGCACGGCACGCTTTTGCGCATTGCAGTTGTACAA GCGGCTCTCCCCCTGGCCGTAACTTCCTTTGTGTACGCTGAAGAGTACAAGGTCCACGCCGACATCATGAGCACTGG GGTGATTCTTGGGATATTTATATCGCTGCCTGTCACAATTGTTTACTATATTTTGATGGGGCTGTGA